In Cydia splendana chromosome 26, ilCydSple1.2, whole genome shotgun sequence, the following are encoded in one genomic region:
- the LOC134803375 gene encoding tetratricopeptide repeat protein 1-like, producing MSERLKSTQQVSNEEVIEDLTRDLKSSLSTESSPEEFVIDPATSAEDIPPPADGPGQTSDPLNYVHLEKDPDQKDEPDSDSDSIDEESLKDAEVALTDDEKAERQLIAEELKTVGNEAFKDGQFERSIEKYTEGLKICPLQFTQQRSVLYCNRSAAKMKLLKYEQAIKDCSKAIELDEKYLKAYIRRAQSYEATEKLDECLADYKKILELDPSHKEAQKATIRLPPLIEEKNEKLKAEMLGKLKDLGNMILKPFGLSTDNFKLEQDGESKGYKINFKQ from the exons ATGTCCGAGCGGCTAAAGAGCACACAGCAGGTATCCAACGAGGAAGTAATCGAAGATTTGACGAGAGACCTTAAATCTTCTTTAAGTACAGAAAGCAGTCCGGAAGAGTTCGTGATTGACCCTGCAACTAGTGCAGAGGACATACCGCCTCCCGCAGATGGCCCAGGACAGACGTCAG ATCCTTTAAACTATGTACACCTAGAGAAAGACCCAGACCAGAAGGATGAGCCAGACAGTGACTCCGACTCTATAGACGAGGAGTCCCTCAAGGACGCTGAGGTGGCCCTCACGGATGATGAGAAGGCGGAGAGGCAGCTCATTGCCGAGGAGTTGAAGACCGTTGGCAACGAGGCGTTTAAAGATGGGCAGTTTGAGAGGAGCATTGAGAAGTACACAGAAG GTTTAAAAATCTGCCCGCTGCAGTTTACCCAGCAGCGCTCAGTGCTGTACTGCAACCGTAGCGCCGCCAAGATGAAGCTCCTCAAGTACGAACAGGCTATCAAGGACTGCAGCAAGGCTATAGAGCTAGACGAGAAGTATCTTAAGGCTTACATCAG gcGAGCGCAATCCTACGAAGCCACAGAAAAGCTGGACGAATGTCTCGCAGACTACAAAAAGATACTAGAACTAGACCCCTCCCACAAAGAGGCTCAAAAAGCTACCATCCGGCTCCCGCCTCTCATAGAAGAAAAAAACGAAAAGCTAAAAGCGGAAATGCTCGGCAAACTGAAGGATTTGGGAAATATGATTTTGAAACCGTTCGGACTTTCCACAGACAACTTCAAATTGGAACAAGATGGCGAATCAAAGGGATATAAgattaattttaaacaataa
- the LOC134803531 gene encoding 2Fe-2S ferredoxin codes for MFYRHILRTFTNPRIRCLNNCFRNKYSNFGSPASLSTSIKALKDEKVKVTFVLHDGKRLQAEANVGDSLLDVIVNNDLNIEGYGACEGTLTCSTCHVILKQEDYDRLPEEACDEERDMLDLAYGLTDTSRLGCQIIMTKELDGLEVKVPETINDARS; via the exons ATGTTTTACAGACATATTTTAAGAACTTTCACCAATCCACGAATACGATGCCTAAATAACTGTTTTAGGAATAAATATAGTAATTTCGGCAGTCCTGCATCGCTCTCCACATCTATAAAGGCGTTAAAGGATGAAAA GGTGAAAGTGACATTCGTGCTCCATGACGGAAAGCGGCTGCAAGCCGAGGCGAACGTCGGAGACTCCTTGCTCGACGTCATAGTCAACAACGACCTGAACATTGAGGGTTACGGCGCATGTGAGGGGACACTCACATGCTCCACTTGTCACGTTATACTCAAGCAGGAAGACTATGACAG GTTACCAGAAGAAGCTTGCGATGAGGAGCGTGACATGCTGGACTTGGCGTACGGCCTCACGGACACCTCGCGGCTCGGCTGCCAAATCATCATGACTAAG GAGCTGGACGGGCTGGAGGTGAAGGTTCCAGAAACCATCAATGACGCGCGCAGCTGA